In Camelina sativa cultivar DH55 chromosome 13, Cs, whole genome shotgun sequence, the genomic window ACCCAATTGGATGGCAGCTTCTTGGTATGAAGGTTTTTTGCCGGAACTGCTTCCACAGAAGACACAGATCCTCTTGAATCTCGATTTTGTCTCTTCCatccctctctttctttctctttctttgtctctctctctagcttaAAAGTTAAATTCTATGATTATTATGATGAATGAGACCACACTTCGGAATTGTGTTTagtagtatttatatatatagaggagaagaaggagactATAAATGCGATTCCCATGCCCTTCCCCtgttattaaatattattctcctaatgtttctaattttctattttattttgtgttcaCTTCTTGCGAAGAATTAAACCTATCTTTTGGAGtactattattttaatttgtagtttgaATATTCCAGTAGAAACTCTAAAACACGGCTTAAAAATacttatatcttatatatccAGCTACTGTGTATAtaccattttttattatagtatgGTTATTACAACTTCCTTACATTTTAGTATAGTATTGTTTTATAATAGATATGTTTTGAAAAGTCATTTTGTGTCTGTATACGGCCGTGATTTATAATATGATCTctagatttattttattcatttttgtgtGGAAGGATTATATAAGATCTATCACAGGTTGGAAGATCTGTTCAGATTTTATATCTGATTAGTTCAATGCAACCAGATTCGTGGatcatgttttaatttgaacatttcatttttctcaAACTAAGTAATGTCCATCTCACCAAAAACTATGTATTTTGTTGGATACTGAATGAAATCGGTCTGATCCATTTTTGATATCTAAATCTAAGTGTACAGAACCACTCGTGTACTGGTCTTCTATTTCATTTGTAGGAACAGCTATatgtcttaatttttttctttgctaaaagGAATTTTGAACTTCTAACAAAAATTAGGAAGAAGTAATTTGGACTTTAAattcaacattttctttttaatatgtaCACACAGATAAAAACTCTTTGTATCATACATAATTATGATGGTTGCACACTTccattctatattttgatttcatCCATTGCTGTCAAATTAAACTATCACTTCATCCCTATGTTGTATAGAATGTGATCATGTGTGAACCCTTATAAGTTATTAAAAAACTATAAGTTAGAAGAAcatcttttatataattacaacAATGCTAACATAGAAAGTATTCACTTTTTGAGTGATCAACGAATTCTTAGAAAACAGCTAAGATATTGCAATTTGCTCATTTAATATAATCTACATACACGTTGAAGATTTGACAAccacatgaagaagaaagaggtcaGTTTTCTAATCGATGTTTGGAATATTATATGTATAAGATATTGTAAGTTGTCTCATTGATCTGATTTGGTTTCGATTTGCTTCTTGTTTAACTATATTGGTGTAGAGGAAAGGATAGATAGTcaaataagtaaaaattaaccgttttgttttgtattccTTTCGTTCGCGGTTTTGAAATTTGCattgcaaaagaaaatgttaGGAAACTTTGGAATGATAGACAAACGTCGCAAGACATTTATAGTTTTTTGGTCATCTATAGTATATAGTTTCTTACTTCAATTTATTGGTCACCAGCcgtttaagaaaaacaaaattcattctttgctgaaacaaattataaattttgtttgattaatgGATTTATTGTTCAAAGTCTGGCGAGGTGTCTCGTATATCACTTATTTAGTTCTTCACGTCATTATCAATTTTCAACCCTCTAAAGCAACAGTACCTCCGCGTATTCACATTTCACACCCACATTTTttagattaatattatatacttttttaatttctttgtcaCACGTATATTACATTTTAAATGTGTGTGTGTTAGTAATATGAACAACAgaataaaatcatcaaatatTTACAAAACTCCATTTAGTTTGATATTTAGAGCAATCTCTGTAAAGCAAGGGGATATATTTTTAGCGTTGAAGAATATAGTAAACGGCTTGTAGTTGATCTTAATCTATTGATTAATGAACatcctcctttttcttttgatgaaccAAGCAAGTATAGTTTCATAAGTAGaggcaaaatatatatatatatatatatataataattacttaTTAGTTTggcatacatatatttaaaagagaTGTTGAATATATAACAGTTGTCAGCTGATGTAATCATCCAACAAAACTTGGATGATCCTTACATCGCATCTTTTGACTAAACCTTTTTACATCGCATCAAATTTGGATGATGCTTCTTAGACTTGAAGACCAAAGCAACACAAAACCATTAGAATAGAATAGATTAACAATACAGTTTTAACTTAGAGAAATTAAAAGTGCTTGTTACCTTTCctaacttttctttttggcCGACAAATGTTTctgaatatatttgtaactgAAAAGTGGAATTGACCAACAACAATATAGACTCGAATATTGGTAAAATCATAGAAGTTTGTTTTCTATGCAAATCCTAGTAAATTTTCACCTTGTCATCCTAACTCAAAATCATAATTAGAATGTAAAGTATCTTCCTAAAGATTCATTATTAAAGACAAGGTATGAAAAAAACCGAGTatctaagcttttttttttgtcaacatcaGGTATCTAAATTTAGGTGTTTGCATAATTTGTGGAACTTATGTTGGATTTTAATTAGATCACAAATAATGAAATGCCaatatttatatgttactattaataaaaaaagattggaaGACCttaaaaataagtatatagaagTCGCTTTCGCTAAGATAATCACGATGATCAAGAAGATTGTATGAGCTGTTCGtgttacatataaaaattagaaagaaaaactcATAGCATCTTTGATCACTTAGTATTAAATCTTTGTTAAAGACAAAAATAGATACTTCGTTGTTTTTCTATTATCTTCcctcttctttctatttttttctttcagaccATATTTGATGGTAATGTAAGCAAAATAATGATGAGCTGTGTTGTGGACCTTGTGGTATTGTAACGTCCCCTAAAGGCCCATTAATCATTCATATTGGGCCTTGAAGACCCAATTAAGTTACGATACCCTCTAAACGATTCAGCGAGTTTCAGTAGAGTGGCACCGAGTCTTCTTCAACCTTTGGCGAAAAACCCCAACGATCACAGTAATGGAGATTAGGGATGACTACAAATTCCTGAGAATTCAAGACGCTTTCAAGGCATTGCATCTCCATGTTAACCTCATTGGAGTCATCGTCGAGCTAGGTTTCTCCACCGGCTCTGGTAATCTTGAGCTCATGTTTTTGCAGTTTCAATCTAATATACAAAACTTTCCGAAAACTTCCATTTTCATTGATTAATCGAAAAATTTGTTACACAGATTGTTCATGTACGCTCAAAATCGTCGACCCATGGCATTCAGGATCTGGCCTTCCCGTTAAATTCGTCGCTCGTACCACTCAAACGCTTCCTCGTGTTGAATCAATTGGGGATATAATCTTGCTTTCACGTGTAAAGGTTGGTCCATACACCATTCTATTTCAGATATTGATTGACACTTTtcttctgggtttttgattttgatttcttaaacGCAGATTGTGCTGATTAACCGGAAAATCACAGCTCTCTGTAAtgaaacatcttcttcttctacgtttGCGCTGTTTAATGGGAAACATGGCGTTGGTTTTGTACCATACCAGTCGTTACCAAAATTTCTGATTAGGGAACAGGATAAGAGCTTCTTATCTAATCTGAGAGAATGGTTGATTACTTACAAGTTCGAAGATGGTAATTAATGATATAATCACATTGCTGGTTAAATCTTCATATGCAAATAGTTTCTTTGTATTTGATCTCAAATGGGTTCTGTGTATTTGGTAAGGTTCGGTTGTTCtaaggtttgttttgttttatgatagGGTCATGCTGTTTCACACCCTTGAAAGATATCAAAGAAGGGGAATGTTCAAACCTATCTTGCCTGGTAGGTTGATCTTTCTTAAAAAgagtttattttggtttttatctttctatttatggaacgGGAAGTGTTTTAAAGTGTATTGTGATCTGTTATCTCTTTGACTTTGTTTCtcattctttgtttcttattgAAGATTGTTCACATTTCCAAGGTCTATAAAGATAAGTGGTACATTTATGTTTGGGATGGAACTGAGCTGCCACCGTGCAACATCTTGGTAAAGTAAGTATATTGTTTCCTCATCTGAATACAAACGAGTATCAAAAAGTTTCTCTTATGCGTCTTATATTCATTTTCTAGCTTCTGTTCTCGTCTCACTCTTGACTTTGGCTTACAATTTGACGTCATAACAGGTCAGAAAGGCTTCCTTTATGTGTTGAACCCGANCTTGAGCTCATGTTTTTGCAGTTTCAATCTAATATACAAAACTTTCCGAAAACTTCCATTTTCATTGATTAATCGAAAAATTTGTTACACAGATTGTTCATGTACGCTCAAAATCGTCGACCCATGGCATTCAGGATCTGGCCTTCCCGTTAAATTCGTCGCTCGTACCACTCAAACGCTTCCTCGTGTTGAATCAATTGGGGATATAATCTTGCTTTCACGTGTAAAGGTTGGTCCATACACCATTCTATTTCAGATATTGATTGACACTTTtcttctgggtttttgattttgatttcttaaacGCAGATTGTGCTGATTAACCGGAAAATCACAGCTCTCTGTAAtgaaacatcttcttcttctacgtttGCGCTGTTTAATGGGAAACATGGCGTTGGTTTTGTACCATACCAGTCGTTACCAAAATTTCTGATTAGGGAACAGGATAAGAGCTTCTTATCTAATCTGAGAGAATGGTTGATTACTTACAAGTTCGAAGATGGTAATTAATGATATAATCACATTGCTGGTTAAATCTTCATATGCAAATAGTTTCTTTGTATTTGATCTCAAATGGGTTCTGTGTATTTGGTAAGGTTCGGTTGTTCtaaggtttgttttgttttatgatagGGTCATGCTGTTTCACACCCTTGAAAGATATCAAAGAAGGGGAATGTTCAAACCTATCTTGCCTGGTAGGTTGATCTTTCTTAAAAAgagtttattttggtttttatctttctatttatggaacgGGAAGTGTTTTAAAGTGTATTGTGATCTGTTATCTCTTTGACTTTGTTTCtcattctttgtttcttattgAAGATTGTTCACATTTCCAAGGTCTATAAAGATAAGTGGTACATTTATGTTTGGGATGGAACTGAGCTGCCACCGTGCAACATCTTGGTAAAGTAAGTATATTGTTTCCTCATCTGAATACAAACGAGTATCAAAAAGTTTCTCTTATGCGTCTTATATTCATTTTCTAGCTTCTGTTCTCGTCTCACTCTTGACTTTGGCTTACAATTTGACGTCATAACAGGTCAGAAAGGCTTCCTTTATGTGTTGAACCCGATATGTTGCCTACATACATATTACGTAAGTTTCCTACTTTTGGTTCCGTTTTGAGGATCATAGTAGATAGAGTTAGTGAGAAACAGGCCATTCACTGTCTCCAACCTGGTCAGCACGTGAAGTTTCTGAACATTTTCTTTCAAGTAAATATGGGATTATGGAACGCCACTTTTACTCCCTCTACAAAGATGCAATACACAGTGAGCAGAGAGATGCAAGCCTTTAGTCCTCAAAGGTTTTCTTCTGACGCTTTTTCTTATCCTGTGAGTTGGTGTTATGCTTCGTCCGTTTGTTCTTCAGCTTAAAACACacgtttttttttacaaattcagCATGAGAGGAGAGAAGTTTTCATCTAGATGGAACCCCATCACACGTTGTATTAGTCGTTCACATTCAGGAATCACAGGTAATAATAACCAACTCATAGTTTTGAATTGTAGAAATTTTACAAAACGCTGACAGTTTTGGTAATATAAGTACTAATGGTTTAATCCTTTTCAGGGGTTGCCCATGAGGACGCTCCTTTTGTTTCTCTGATGGACATCCTCACCTATCACAATGTAATGTGTGCCAAAAGCTTAGATTTGTCCCAAGTTGTAGAACAATGTGTGTAATGAAAACCCTCTTGAATTGATGTATAGTTATGCTTATGCAGGTGACCGCTAAATTCAGATGTATTGTTCGATTCATACAAGTGTATCCCCAAGATATCAGAAAACTCCGCGATTCCAACGGAAAGATCAAATTGCTAGCGATATTGGAAGATGCAACTGCCAGGATCCACGCTTCTCTATATGCTGATGAAGGGGTAAAACAACTAATGATTGTTGAGttcatggaggatttgattgtCCAATATTTTATATCTGCAAATTCTATTGACAGGAGAAGTTTTTCGGGTGTGACCAATCGGATGAAGAGGCTATAGTCAAGAAGATGAATAGATTGTTGGGAGGTGAGGAGATGGAGCAAGTGCCAAGAAATCCTCCATGGGTGCAATGTTGCTTGGTCTCGTTCTACAAACACAAAATGGATCAATGGGGAAGCAGAAGATTCCGGATTTTTGATACATGGATCAATGCTTCATGAGGCACAATAAATCAATGACAGATCATAATGTTTAATTGTGGTGATAGAGTTATTAACATTAACAAAATGTAGGATACTTATGTTTAACACCCATTCCAaggtaattttaaaagaaattaaaatgtaatataaaaaagtaatttatttatttacatggaACAATACAAtagaacataaaacaaatatatacctcTCGAACGATATAACAGAAAAGTCCCATGTATCACAAATAAATAATGAAGCAAAACACAATCTAAACctcaaaaataagaatcaaataaatataaaagtgtatATGATGAAATCGAAGACTATAAAACCATTGACTTTTGACTACCATCAAAAGTCAACATCACACTTGGTCCGCTGAAACTGAAACCCGCTGGTCGTAGAGTTACTGAGAGGAACCTTGAGTTCGCACTTGATGTTCGGCTTGAACCTCCAAGACTTGATCAACCCAAACTTAAACCTAACCCTCAGTCTAAGCTTCGTATCGATCCTATAGATCTTAGAATTCACATCCTCGTCCAGATCCTTCCTGTCTTCGCCGTCAAGCAACACCAACTGCTGTCCTCCGAGTTTAGTTCCAACCACTGTCGTGTTCTTATGACCCTGGTAAAACGGCGAGATGTTACTGGACCCAAACCGCTGATCACCGTAGAGTCCTCTGACCTCGATCTGGTCATAGTAAACACCGATCCGTCGGTTAGGGTTACGGATAGTGAAGTTGAGTTCGAGATTGTATCGGATGTTGTTTGTGGCTGGGTCGAGTGTGAACTCGGTGAGCTTAGCATCGGTGACGTGGAACTTAATACCGTTGGGTCTGAATATGAGCCAGATGATCAAAGCAGCTATGCCTAACAAGACGGCTATGGCTATGAGGATGTTGAAGATGACGCTCAAGATACAGCAGCCGCAGCAGCCAAGACAGTCACCTAAACAACCGCATCCGCCGCCGCGTCTGCCGTGGCTGTGAGAGACTTTCTTCGGCGGAGGAATCGATGGTCCGTAATACGCACCGTTTAAGTCTGACATGATTAAAAATGCCTCTGAGAATAaagatttgaaaagaaaagtttttagGTTGGTATGATATTGAAAAAGTAATAATATGatttagtgaagaagaagaagaagcagaggacatatatatatatatatatatacaccgtAGAGATAACGTGTATTAGATAACACGATTTAGCTTGACgcggttttgtgttttttaaaagtCAATGGTGACGCGCGGACCGTTTTAATCAAGAGGTTACTTGCGAGATGCGACACCGTTATTagatatttatgatttttaacagtttaattaacatttaagatggtttctcatattttttacatttaatatgtttataatTAACAGTTTTTTTCTCCCTTGCAGTCTATAGATTAATTGGTGATTGATGAGATTAATTGGAGGATCGGATACaaagatatctatatatattttgtctatataatatatgtacttGTGGGAATGTGATGATCTTTAGTGCGGTGGTTGGTTTGTGAATTGGGTAAAGAGAGTTACATTTACAATGTAATACTTCCTGTAAGCTTCGGAGAAACTTCCTCAATAGCGACTGCGATAAGATAAGCCACGCCATTGTTTTCGAATCTTGACGAAAGACTTTTTGAGGAAAAACTTCTAAAAtggggaattttttttataagtctATACTATATATACGAAAGTTGTAACATTATTTACAAGCCAGTCCCGGTCCAGgatatattacaattatatgTATTATTAACATAACTTTGATCTATTTGTTTGCAAGTTGAAACTAATTAAAGTGCAGATCATATCACAATTATATGTA contains:
- the LOC104734639 gene encoding protection of telomeres protein 1b, which translates into the protein MEIRDDYKFLRIQDAFKALHLHVNLIGVIVELGFSTGSDCSCTLKIVDPWHSGSGLPVKFVARTTQTLPRVESIGDIILLSRVKIVLINRKITALCNETSSSSTFALFNGKHGVGFVPYQSLPKFLIREQDKSFLSNLREWLITYKFEDGSCCFTPLKDIKEGECSNLSCLIVHISKVYKDKWYIYVWDGTELPPCNILVKSERLPLCVEPDMLPTYILRKFPTFGSVLRIIVDRVSEKQAIHCLQPGQHVKFLNIFFQVNMGLWNATFTPSTKMQYTVSREMQAFSPQSMRGEKFSSRWNPITRCISRSHSGITGVAHEDAPFVSLMDILTYHNVTAKFRCIVRFIQVYPQDIRKLRDSNGKIKLLAILEDATARIHASLYADEGEKFFGCDQSDEEAIVKKMNRLLGGEEMEQVPRNPPWVQCCLVSFYKHKMDQWGSRRFRIFDTWINAS
- the LOC104734638 gene encoding NDR1/HIN1-Like protein 3 — protein: MSDLNGAYYGPSIPPPKKVSHSHGRRGGGCGCLGDCLGCCGCCILSVIFNILIAIAVLLGIAALIIWLIFRPNGIKFHVTDAKLTEFTLDPATNNIRYNLELNFTIRNPNRRIGVYYDQIEVRGLYGDQRFGSSNISPFYQGHKNTTVVGTKLGGQQLVLLDGEDRKDLDEDVNSKIYRIDTKLRLRVRFKFGLIKSWRFKPNIKCELKVPLSNSTTSGFQFQRTKCDVDF